CGTGCGCAGGGCCCGCCTGACCGACCCCTAGAGTAGGAGCGCTCCGCAGTTTGGGCTACGGTTGGTGGCGAGCTGAACCCACTTCCCGGCACCACGCATGCAGACCCGGGGATACAAACTATCTGCGAGGACACCGAGACATGACCACAGGTCGACCCGCCGACGCAACCCGCGGAGCAACTCTCGCAGCGGCCCCGGGGCTGCTGGGCTTTGGCGATACTGAGCTTTCCCAGCGGGTCACCGAAGGTCTGGCCAAGGTAGAACAGGTGCTCTACCAGGAACTCTCCCGCGGCGAAGAACTAGTCACCGACAAAGTTCTTCACCTCGTGCGCGCCGGCGGCAAAAGATTCCGCCCCATGTTCGCACTCCTGGCCTCCGAATTCGGGCCCCGGGCACTCAGCGACGACGTCATCAAAGCCGCCGCCGTCGTCGAAATGACCCACCTGGCCACCCTCTACCACGACGACGTCATGGACGAAGCCTCCCGCCGCCGCGGCGTCGAATCCGCCAACGCCCGCTGGGGCAACTCCGTAGCCATCCTCGCCGGCGACCACCTCCTCGCCCAAGCCTCCGGCCTCATGGCCCAACTCGGCGTACCCACCGTGGAACACTTCTCAGAAACCTTCGGAGAACTAGTCACCGGCCAAATGCGCGAAACCGTCGGCCCACGCGGCGGCGACCCCATCGAGCACTACATGAAGGTCATCGAAGAAAAAACCGGCGTCCTCATCGCCTCCGCCGGCTACCTCGGCGCACTCCACGCCGGCGCCGCCCCCCACCACATCGACGCACTGCGCGGCTACGGACGCGCCATCGGCATGGTCTTCCAAATCGTCGACGACATCATCGACATCTTCTCCGACCCCGCCGACTCCGGCAAAACCCCCGGCACCGACCTCCGCGAAGGCGTATTCACCCTCCCCGTGCTCTACGCACTCAACGAAGACAGCCCCGCCGGACGCCGCCTCCGCACGCTTCTCGACGCCCCCGTCGACACCGACGAGCGCGTCACCGAAGCCCTCCACCTCCTCACCGAAACCCAAGGCCGCGACCGCGCACTCGCCGACGTCCACCGCTGGGTCACCCGCGCCAACGAACACCTATCCGCCCTCCCCGACACGCCCGCCGCACGCGCCCTGCGCGAACTAACCGACTACACCGTCCGCCGCGTGGGTTAACAGAACAGATCGGCGGTGGGCTGCCGCTGTTTTCTGGGCTGTGCGCTGTGCGGTCTGTTCTGGGGTTGGCTCTGGGGTCTGGTCTGGGGTCGGCGCTCGGCGGTCCGGGGTCTGCGGTCTGCAGCCTGCTGTGTGCGCTCCACGCGAGAAAACCCAGCACACAGGCCTGATTTCACCGATTCCCCCGCCGTCTAGTACAGTGTTCTTCGCACCTGATCATGGGATCACGGCGCACGCCAGGTTGCCCGAGCGGCCAAAGGGAGCGGACTGTAAATCCGCCGGCATTGCCTTCAGAAGTTCGAATCTTCTACCTGGCACCCCTCACCCCGTCACTGCCATTGCTAACAGCGATGGCGGCGGCGGGGTTTTGCGTGCGTGCCGGGCTTCGGGGTGCGGCGGCGGCTAGCTGCGTAGCTGCGTGTCGGCATGGCGGCGGGTCTGGCCGTAACGCCGGTCCGGTTGTGATGTTTATTCGAACATGTCGTAACCTGCCGCGGAAACTAAAATCTGACCTGCGGAAATGCTGGCGCCGAAAAATCGATGAAGACATCTGCCGGTTGGCGCTGGCGGCGACGCGCAGTCTGGTAGTCCGGCGGCGCGCGGCACGGTGAGGGGGCCGGGAGTCTGGGGGCGGGGGCGTCGATACGCAGTCCAGCAGGAAGCGGCAACTGCGGTGGCGACGATTGCGGTCATCGGGTGCCGAATGCAGGCGTGGCTGCGGCGATCATTCGAACATGTCGTAACCTGCCGCGGAAACTAAATTCTGACCTGCGGAAATGCAGGGACCGAAAAATCGGTGAAGACATTTGGTGCTCGGAGGCGGGGTGCGGCAGTGCTGGGCGTGTCGGCGGCGGTCACCGGGTGCCGAATGCAGGCATGGCTACGGCGATTATTCGAACATGTCGTAACCTGCCGCGGAAACTAAAATCTGACCTGCAGAAACGCCGGCGCCGAAAAATCGATGAAGACATGCGCCGCGCGAGGCGGGCGTCGCCACCGGCGACGCGCAGCCCGGCGGCGAGCAGCACGGTGAGGGGTCCGGGAGTGGGGGACGGGGGGCGTCGATAAGCAGCCCAGCGGCAGGCTGAAAATGCGCTGTAGCGTGCGGATTTGTGTACCTGTAGTGACTCAGGTTAGTCTTTGGGAGTCTTCAGGGCGCGGCAGCCCGGCCAGATGGTCGTTGTTTCTGTGCCCGTGAGATGTGCCCCCTTAGCTCAGTCGGTAGAGCGTTTCCATGGTAAGGAAAAGGTCAACAGTTCGATTCTGTTAGGGGGCTCTGTTGTTTTCTCCCCGCCCGGCGCCGGCAACGGTGTGGCGCGGGGGTGAAGGCGGCGAAGGGGCGGTGTAGCTCAGTGGTAGAGCAAGCGACTCATAATCGCTGTGTCGCGAGTTCAATTCTCGCCATCGCTACGGAATATGGAACAAGTTTTGGCGTCACCAGCGGCCGCTGATGTGGCGCCTGACCTGTCTATTCCAGCCAAGTTCGGCCCGGCGTTCCTGGAGTGAAGTAGAGCTCTGGTAGGGTTGTCCGTGCTGCCCACCCGGGTGGTGCTTTGAAGGGGCGTGGCGCAATTGGTAGCGCAACGGTCTCCAAAACCGTAGGTTGCAGGTTCGAGTCCTGTCGCCCCTGCCAAAACTTCTCAACGCTAAAAGGAGAACCGTGAGCGAGGAACGCGGAAACCTGACTCCCACCGGTAAGCGTCAGCGTACCGGGGCGAGCACCGTGACCAGCGCCACCTATCAGTCGAAGCAGGTGGCCAAGACAGCTCGCGATGATGAAAACCCCGGCGGTGGCCCGCTGCGCTACCTGCCTGAGGTTGCTTCTGAGATGAAGAAGGTCATCTGGCCTACCGCGTCCCAGATGGTGACGTACACTCTGGTTGTTTTTGCCTTCCTCATCGTTTTGACGGCCCTGGTTTCTGGCGTGGATTTCCTCGCCGGCCTTGGGGTTGAAAAGGTGCTGGTGAACAAGTAGCATCTCGCTAAGAATTGCTGAACATCCCGCCCCCGGAACGCTCCGGGCAGGCGGGATCATTCTTTGTCCCACCTAGACGGTGGTGCCCGTACGTTCATCCGGACGTGGCGTCGCCCCGATAGGATGGGGAGCAACACCGGTGCGTGCCCTCGCGCCAACCACCAGCCCACACCCGAGTAACAAGTTACGGAGTTGACAGAAACGATGAGCCAAGAAGACCAGATCTCCCACCCCGGCCTGGACAGTGAGGGCACCACGATCCCCGAGGTAGCGGACGCCGCCGAGGCCGCCGCGGCCCTAGAGGAGCAGCAGGCTGCATCGCTTGCCGACGCCCCCGCGGACACCGCCGGCACGGAAACTTCCGAAGCCCCCGCCGCCGCCGAGCAGGCGTCCGCGGATGCGGAATCGGCAGAGGCCGCCGCCGACGCTGGCGCTGCTGGTGCTGGTGCTGGTGCTGGCGACGCCGCCGAGGCTGCAGCGGAGACCAGCGCGGCGGACGCCCCGGAAGGGGCCTCCGAGGAAGCCTCTGAAGAGGCCGAATACCGCCGCCGCCTGCGCGAATTTACCCGCGATCTGAAGAAGCAGCCCGGCCAGTGGTACATCATCCAGTGCTATTCCGGCTACGAGAACAAGGTCAAGACCAACCTGGACATGCGTGTGCAGACCCTCGAGGTCGAAGACGCCATCTATGACGTTGTCGTGCCCGTCGAGCAGGCCATCGAGGTCCGTGACGGAAAGCGCAAGCTGGTCAAGCGCAAGCTGCTTCCCGGCTACGTGTTGGTGCGTATGGACATCAATGACCGTGCGTGGTCCGTTGTGCGCGAGACCCCCGGCGTGACCAGCTTTGTGGGCAATGAAGGCCACGCCACCCCGGTGCGGCACCGCGATGTGGCCAAGTTCCTCATGCCTAAGGCTGTGCCGGATGGCCAGGAACCGGCCCAGGATAAGGATGGCGAGCAGATCATCGCCATGCCGGAAGAAAAGTCCAAGCCCACCCAGCACATTGACTTTGAGGTCGGCGAGGCCGTGACCATCCTCACCGGCGCGTTGGCTTCCGTGTCTGCCACGATTTCGGACATCGACCATGAGACGGGCAAGATCCAGGCCTTGGTGTCCATCTTCGGCCGCGAAACCCCTGTGGAGCTCACCGCCGACCAGGTGGAAAAGATTATGTAGCAGGTTCTCCTGCGCCGAGGGGTCGGGGCGCGGGGCCGCACCCGCGGGTCAGCGGGTCAGCGGGTCGGCTTGTTGGCCGGTCGGCTTGTCTGCGGGCCAGCAGTCCAGCTTTTCAGCGGGCCAGGCCCCACGGACCCCCACGATGAAGGCAGCTTTTGTGCCAGCGGTGCTGGCGCGTTAAGCTGTCTTTTCGCGTGTGTGCCCACGTCGGTTTAGTTCGTTGTGGGCGCGCACAAGACAAGCATTCATCCCCGGTGGCCGGGTTACGTGAAGAAGCTGTCCGTGGCACTCCCGTGAAAGCATAGGCGGGACGCTGGCTGGCAGTGAGCGGGGCCCAGCATCCGGACGGGGAGTGGAAGGGATCATCCGTCTAGGCGTGCCGAGCGCATGGCCCTGCGGTGTATTCCGCCCATACCGCCCCCGGTACCAAGGAAAGAGGACTCATGGCTAAGAAGAAGAAGGCCACTGGCTTTATCAAGCTGCAGATCGAGGCTGGCGCTGCTAACCCGGCTCCCCCGGTCGGCCCGGCGCTGGGTGCCCACGGCGTCAACATCATGGAATTCTGCAAGGCGTACAACGCTGCGACGGAATCCCAGCGCGGCAACGTCATCCCCGTGGAGATCACCGTCTACGAGGACCGCAGCTTTGATTTCAAGCTGAAGACCCCGCCGGCCGCCAAGCTGCTGCTCAAGGCCGCTGGTCTGCAGAAGGGCTCCGGCGTGCCGCACACCAACAAGGTTGGTTCTGTGACCATGGCGCAGGTGCGTGAGATTGCCGAGCAGAAGAAGGCCGACCTCAACGCCCGCGACATCGACGCCGCCGCGAAGATCATCGCCGGCACCGCCCGCTCCATGGGCATCACCGTCGAGGCCTAGTTTTTAGTCCGCGAGACACCGTGGCAGGGCCCGCTCCGGCCCGCACACCACAGATTCGAAAGAAGGAATCCCAATGAGCAAGAAGTCCAAGGCCTTCAAGGCCGCGGCGGAGCTGGTTGACGCCTCCCGCCTCTACCGTCCCCTCGAGGCCGCCAAGCTGGTCAAGGCCACCGCCTCGAAGAACTTTGACGCCACCGTTGACGTGGCCCTGCGCCTGGGTGTGGATCCCCGCAAGGCCGATCAGCTGGTGCGTGGCACCGTCTCCCTGCCCAACGGCACCGGCAAGACCGTGCGCGTTGTGGTCTTCGCCGAGGGCCCGAACGCCACCGCCGCCGAGGAGGCTGGCGCTGACGTTGTGGGCACCGCCGAGCTGCTGGAGCGCATCCAGGGCGGCTGGACTGACTTCGACGCCGCGATCGCCACCCCGGATCAGATGGCCAAGGTTGGCCGTGTGGCCCGCGTCCTGGGCCCCCGTGGCCTCATGCCGAACCCCAAGACCGGCACCGTGACCACCGACGTGGCCAAGGCTGTCAAGGAGATCAAGGGCGGCAAGATCAGCTTCCGCGTGGACAAGGCCGCGAACCTGCACGCCGCGATCGGCAAGGCCTCCTTCACCGAGGAGCAGCTTGCGGAGAACTACGGCGCGCTGATCGACGAAATCAACCGTCTGAAGCCGTCTTCCTCCAAGGGCATCTACATCAAGAAGGTCACCCTGTCTTCCACCACGGGCCCCGGCGTTCCGGTTGACCCGACGGTGCAGAAGGGCTACACGGAGGCCTAAGCTTTCGCCTCTTCCCTTCAACCGGGCCCTGGGTTTCCAGGCCCGGTTTTTCTTTTGCTTATCGACGCCCCCGCGTCCTCACCGCAGCCAGCCTGCACGGGCAGGGGAGGGGGCGTGAGCGGGTGGAACGCCTTCGAAAGGTGTCGCAGGTGGGGACATACGTACCCCCTTTGAGCTGTGTATGGGAGTTAGCAGAATTTTGTAGCGTCGAGAATTCCTCGGTGTCATTTTTGCCGCTAACAAACAGGGCTGTTGATGTCGAAAAACGGATAACTGGATAGAAGGCTGGCGGTGTGAGAGAACTCTTTCAGTAGCCACTGGGAAAGATTCTTGTCGATCATAGAAGTCAGATCGACGTAATCATTTACCGCTTCTTGCAAACTGAGCCGTTCGGCTTGGCCATTTAGCGGCACCCCATTAATAAGCGGTTCGTGATGTGCAATGCGGTTTCTTAGTGTTGCACGTTTTTGGCGATCCTGTGGGTGTAGGACCTGGTGAACCGCTCGCCGTGTAAGCGGGCGACTGTGCGGCCGCCTGGGAAAGCTTTGTGGAGCGTATCTCGCCAGAGTTCCTCGTAGTCAACCCGTCGTCTGGTGCTTCCATCGCCGGTCCAACCCCCTTGATCGAGTAACCCTACCCATGTTCCTAGTGTGCATTGCGCTATGAGGCGTCCAGGGATAGAGGGATCGTTAGCAGCAAGGTCTTGGTGGCCTCGCAAAACCTGGTTGCTGGCTTTGTCGAATGCCTTGTAACTCCGCTTGTCGAGGTCGATCCTGTCATACCAGTGCTCACCATGACATTCCGCTAGGCAGTTGTGCATAGAGTTTCGTAGTGCAACTTCTACGATCGAGAGATCTGCGAAAATTGAAGCGGCTAGCTTCCGGTCGCTAACATACAAGCCGGTGCTTATCGAGGTCAGGCGCTGTTCGTTGAGCCCTGGGAACTGGTGGCTCACGAACCGCTTGTAAGTTCCCAGTCGGTTCGGAGACACTGCTAACAGCAGTGGGTGTTGATGTTGTTTCATGTCCCGTCCATGAGCTATCATGGCCTCGTAGTCCCCGGAACCCGCCTCTTATGGACCTGAGCCATGATGCGGCCGGGGTTCCCTTTTGCATTCAGTATATTGAGCTGTGCTTTCGGTGGGGGGCGGGGCGTCGATAAGCAAAGATTTGCGGCGGGGCGGGGTGTCGGCTAGAGTGTCCGGAGAAGTTTGATACGGCGTGTGGGCGATGCCCCGCGCCCGGCTCAAGTTTCACCGAAGACCGTCGGTCATCCCCAACGTTGGGGATCGAAGGTTCCTTGCACCTCGTTGAGGTGGAGGAACGGCCCACGCAGGAGACACTTGGAATTAGCCGCGTTCTTTCCTTTATCAAGGATTTTGATCGCCTGGCCCTGTGCTCCCTGCACGGGGCTTTCTTTATGCCGCAAGGCAGGTAAGGAAGGCCCGGGCGGATTGACACATTCGTTAAAGGAAGGAGGCGAAGTACATGGCGAATCCGAAGAATGAGGCGGACCTTCAGGCTCTGAAGAACCGCTTTGCCGAGGCCGATAGCGTTGTGCTCACCGAGTACCGCGGCCTGTCCGTGGCGCAGACCACTGAGCTGCGCACCGCGCTCGGCGACGATGTCCAGTACTCCGTCGCCAAGAACACCCTTCTCAAGCTGGCTGCTAAGGATGCCGGGCTCGAGGGTCTTGACGAGTACCTGACCGGCCCCACCGCCATCGCCTTTATCAAGGGCGAAGCCGTGGATGCCGCGAAGGCTATGAAGAAGTTCGCCGAGGATAACAAGGCGTTCATCGTCAA
Above is a genomic segment from Corynebacterium uberis containing:
- a CDS encoding polyprenyl synthetase family protein — its product is MTTGRPADATRGATLAAAPGLLGFGDTELSQRVTEGLAKVEQVLYQELSRGEELVTDKVLHLVRAGGKRFRPMFALLASEFGPRALSDDVIKAAAVVEMTHLATLYHDDVMDEASRRRGVESANARWGNSVAILAGDHLLAQASGLMAQLGVPTVEHFSETFGELVTGQMRETVGPRGGDPIEHYMKVIEEKTGVLIASAGYLGALHAGAAPHHIDALRGYGRAIGMVFQIVDDIIDIFSDPADSGKTPGTDLREGVFTLPVLYALNEDSPAGRRLRTLLDAPVDTDERVTEALHLLTETQGRDRALADVHRWVTRANEHLSALPDTPAARALRELTDYTVRRVG
- the rplA gene encoding 50S ribosomal protein L1, whose product is MSKKSKAFKAAAELVDASRLYRPLEAAKLVKATASKNFDATVDVALRLGVDPRKADQLVRGTVSLPNGTGKTVRVVVFAEGPNATAAEEAGADVVGTAELLERIQGGWTDFDAAIATPDQMAKVGRVARVLGPRGLMPNPKTGTVTTDVAKAVKEIKGGKISFRVDKAANLHAAIGKASFTEEQLAENYGALIDEINRLKPSSSKGIYIKKVTLSSTTGPGVPVDPTVQKGYTEA
- the nusG gene encoding transcription termination/antitermination protein NusG; the protein is MSQEDQISHPGLDSEGTTIPEVADAAEAAAALEEQQAASLADAPADTAGTETSEAPAAAEQASADAESAEAAADAGAAGAGAGAGDAAEAAAETSAADAPEGASEEASEEAEYRRRLREFTRDLKKQPGQWYIIQCYSGYENKVKTNLDMRVQTLEVEDAIYDVVVPVEQAIEVRDGKRKLVKRKLLPGYVLVRMDINDRAWSVVRETPGVTSFVGNEGHATPVRHRDVAKFLMPKAVPDGQEPAQDKDGEQIIAMPEEKSKPTQHIDFEVGEAVTILTGALASVSATISDIDHETGKIQALVSIFGRETPVELTADQVEKIM
- the secE gene encoding preprotein translocase subunit SecE; the protein is MSEERGNLTPTGKRQRTGASTVTSATYQSKQVAKTARDDENPGGGPLRYLPEVASEMKKVIWPTASQMVTYTLVVFAFLIVLTALVSGVDFLAGLGVEKVLVNK
- the rplK gene encoding 50S ribosomal protein L11, encoding MAKKKKATGFIKLQIEAGAANPAPPVGPALGAHGVNIMEFCKAYNAATESQRGNVIPVEITVYEDRSFDFKLKTPPAAKLLLKAAGLQKGSGVPHTNKVGSVTMAQVREIAEQKKADLNARDIDAAAKIIAGTARSMGITVEA
- the rplJ gene encoding 50S ribosomal protein L10, which translates into the protein MANPKNEADLQALKNRFAEADSVVLTEYRGLSVAQTTELRTALGDDVQYSVAKNTLLKLAAKDAGLEGLDEYLTGPTAIAFIKGEAVDAAKAMKKFAEDNKAFIVKGGYMDGNALSADQVKAIADLDNRETTLAKLAGAMKGNLAKAASLFNAPASQVARLAGALQEKKEA